In Halalkalicoccus subterraneus, the genomic window TTCCGGAAGAAGGCCGCCAAGTATCACCCGGACGTCAGCGACGAACCGGACGCGGAGGAGAAGTTCAAGCAAGCCAAGAAGGCAAAGGAGGTCCTTTCCGACGAGCAGAAACGCTCGGCGTACGACCGGATGGGTCACGAACAGTTCGAACAGGCCGAGAAACGCGGCGGCTTCGACGGCGGTGCGGGCGGCGCCGGCGGGTTCGGTGGAGCCGGCGGCTTCGGAGGGGGCGGCGGGGCCGGCGGCGGCCTCGGCGACATCTTCGAGCAGTTCTTCAGCGGCGGTGGCGGTAGCGGCCGCCGACAGGGCGCTGACCTCCAGACGCGCCTGTCGGTCACGCTCGAAGAGGTCTACGAGGGCGTCGAGAAGGAGATGACGATCAACCGACCCGAGACCTGTCCGACCTGTGACGGCGCGGGCGGAGAGAACCCCGAGACCTGTCCCGAGTGCGGCGGGAGAGGGCAGGTCACGCAGGTCCAACAGACCCCCTTCGGCCGGATGCAACAGACCCAGGCCTGTCCCAACTGCCGGGGCGACGGGCAGGTCTACGAGGAGAGTTGTAAGGAATGTCGCGGCGACGGGCAGGTCACCCGCGAGACCACCCTCTCGGTCGAGATCCCGGAAGGGATCCGCGACGGCCAGACCCTGCGGATGGAACGCGAGGGCGCACCGGGCGACCAGGGCGGTCCGAAGGGGGACCTGCTGATCGAGATCGCGGTCGAGGACCACCCCGACTTCGAGCGCGACGGCGACGACCTGAAGTACCGACAGGCGATCTCGTTCCCGAAGGCGGTCTTCGGCGCCACCGTCGAGGTCCCGACGATGGACGGCACGGTAGAAATGGACGTCCCCGCAGGGACACAGAGCGGCGAGCGCTTCCGCCTCGGCGGCAAGGGGATGCCCCGGCTTCGCCGGCGCGGTCGGGGCGATCTGTACGTCTCGGTGCAGGTCGTGACGCCCGAGGAACTCAACGAGGAACAGCGCGAGGCGCTCGAAGCCTTCGCAGAGGCGGGCGGCGAGGAGGTGGAGGTCGAGCAGGGCTTCTTCGAGAAGATCAAGAGCTCGCTGTAGTCGGACCGAGCACGTATTTGCGTTGCGACCACGAGAGGTCGGCATGGACACCATCGGGGAGATCGTCGCCCGCGACCGACGGACCCGAGAGCCGGCACTGCGTGCACAAACGGGCGTCAACCTCCGCTATGACTACTACCAGTTCTGTACGACCGCCCACAAGACGGGCAACTTCTTCAGCCATCGCGGCGTTCGCGTCGACTCGCTCGTCGCGATCGAGAGCGAGCCCAGCGGCGCGCCGCTGCTCTCGCTGTTCGGGGCGGCGCTGCTGGGCGCGCGGGTGCGCTTCGACCTGTCCTCCGAACTCGACGCCCGATTGCTGGTGGCGCCGGGAGAAAAAATGGAAAAATACGACCTCCCGGCGGGCGCGAGCCGCATTGCCTACACCGGCGACGCGAGTGGGAGAATCGAGGC contains:
- the dnaJ gene encoding molecular chaperone DnaJ; translated protein: MSEDFYDVLGVSRDADEDEINQAFRKKAAKYHPDVSDEPDAEEKFKQAKKAKEVLSDEQKRSAYDRMGHEQFEQAEKRGGFDGGAGGAGGFGGAGGFGGGGGAGGGLGDIFEQFFSGGGGSGRRQGADLQTRLSVTLEEVYEGVEKEMTINRPETCPTCDGAGGENPETCPECGGRGQVTQVQQTPFGRMQQTQACPNCRGDGQVYEESCKECRGDGQVTRETTLSVEIPEGIRDGQTLRMEREGAPGDQGGPKGDLLIEIAVEDHPDFERDGDDLKYRQAISFPKAVFGATVEVPTMDGTVEMDVPAGTQSGERFRLGGKGMPRLRRRGRGDLYVSVQVVTPEELNEEQREALEAFAEAGGEEVEVEQGFFEKIKSSL
- a CDS encoding acyl-CoA synthetase family protein, whose amino-acid sequence is MDTIGEIVARDRRTREPALRAQTGVNLRYDYYQFCTTAHKTGNFFSHRGVRVDSLVAIESEPSGAPLLSLFGAALLGARVRFDLSSELDARLLVAPGEKMEKYDLPAGASRIAYTGDASGRIEAFGESVWSENPACPTPSEISPETPLLETESETYTHGELLASAEAVVDRFGIEPGTEVAIRAPLADPGTVIAGVFAPLLAGGVIVFPGPDDIGDIAVGQGPEPTTIPPERVP